In the genome of Cheilinus undulatus linkage group 6, ASM1832078v1, whole genome shotgun sequence, one region contains:
- the LOC121511241 gene encoding G-protein coupled receptor 4-like translates to MAENIFFTTTFPDGYYYEDYYDYEYYRKVYIIMHVVTCIIIAIGLPLMLMAIYALYSLVQNDHVVPIYIINLLITDLIQLCCLIVWESKPQELWIYEILYYVYNSGLVTSVCFMVCISLERYLVIAHPMWYHFKQPIRSSVAICVVVWLIAPVYFLTVYPWVTMAVTEIVFSVFLTIPLPLFIFSLVGTLRALSTSVSVSPDEKRRIVRILVLVLLIYTLLFLPSIIWIIAKTKTDPVDNTLNDLSFMFVKLSPLADLLLYVFIRKETFEKLLTSVCCCRKERSDTNNSNTINVDNI, encoded by the exons ATGgcagaaaacatcttttttaccACCACCTTCCCGGATGGATACTATTATGAGGACTATTATGATTATGAGTATTATAGAAAAGTTTACATCATTATGCATGTAGTCACATGCATCATCATTGCCATTGGTCTTCCTTTGATGCTCATGGCCATCTATGCTCTTTACTCTCTG GTACAAAATGATCATGTTGTTCCAATCTACATCATCAACCTCCTCATAACAGACCtcattcagctctgctgcctGATCGTTTGGGAGTCAAAACCTCAGGAACTATGGATTTATGAAATCCTGTATTATGTTTACAACAGTGGTCTAGTGACCAGTGTTTGCTTCATGGTGTGCATTTCACTGGAAAG ATATTTGGTGATTGCCCATCCAATGTGGTACCACTTCAAACAACCAATCAGGAGCTCCGTAGCGATCTGTGTTGTAGTCTGGTTGATAGCTCCTGTCTATTTCCTCACTGTGTACCCCTGGGTCACCATGGCTGTTACAGAAATTGTCTTCTCCGTTTTCCTCACAATTCCCCTACCACTGTTCATATTCTCTCTGGTTGGGACCCTCAGAGCCCTGTCTACTTCCGTCTCAGTCTCCCCTGATGAAAAACGCAGAATCGTCAGAATTTTAGTCCTGGTGCTGCTGATTTACACACTGCTGTTCCTGCCCAGTATTATTTGGAtcattgcaaaaacaaaaacagacccCGTTGACAACACCCTCAATGACCTGTCTTTCATGTTTGTAAAGCTGAGTCCACTTGCAGACTTACTTCTGTATGTTTTCATCAGAAAAGAGACCTTTGAGAAGCTTTTAACCTCTGTGTGCTGTTGCAGAAAGGAGCGCAGTGACACCAACAATAGCAACACAATAAATGTTGACAACATTTAG
- the LOC121511513 gene encoding mas-related G-protein coupled receptor member B2-like — MSFYRYLVVAWPLWYRFKRTIKLSVLVSIGTWTLSFMDLFIRLLTLNSYGSRIIHSTLLLLPFPLLIFFLAGTLKALCTAISVPLTEKRQIVGTLVLVLINYTVLFLPWIIWITGVSYRYVALYNVRDAGLYLSFLQFSPLADLILYVFMRKGAIDKLLARLCFCRMTEEQQGQVTVRNGETTEEVSSV; from the coding sequence ATGTCATTTTACAGGTATTTGGTGGTGGCCTGGCCTCTGTGGTACCGCTTCAAGCGAACCATTAAGCTCTCTGTGCTGGTGTCCATTGGGACATGGACACTGAGTTTCATGGACTTGTTTATAAGACTGTTGACTTTAAACTCATATGGATCTCGTATTATTCACTCCACCCTGCTCCTCCTTCCCTTCCCccttctcattttctttttggcTGGGACCCTTAAAGCCTTGTGTACTGCCATTTCAGTGCCTCTGACTGAAAAACGGCAAATTGTTGGAACTTTAGTTCTGGTGCTGATTAACTACACGGTGCTTTTCTTGCCCTGGATTATTTGGATCACGGGAGTTTCCTACAGATATGTAGCACTTTACAATGTCAGGGATGCAGGTTTATACTTATCATTCCTGCAGTTCAGTCCTCTAGCAGATCTAATTCTGTACGTCTTCATGAGGAAAGGAGCTATTGATAAGCTGCTGGCTCGTTTATGTTTTTGCAGGATGACAGAGGAACAACAAGGTCAGGTCACTGTGAGGAATGGAGAAACCACAGAGGAGGTCAGCTCAGTctag